The Streptococcus sanguinis genomic sequence TTCCTTACTATATAATAATCTTTCTGATTTTTAGAATGTTCTTTTCATTATAGCATGTTTTCCTATATCTTTCAAGAATGAAAAAAGCAAAAAAGCTCCATCAGACTGTGCTTACAGAACTGGGAGATAGCAGGAGATTAGAGGATAAAAAAAGAAAAGGCAGAGGTTTTACTCTGTCTTTTCGAGTCCAAACAGCACAAGGATAAACAAGTGTTTTTTTGATAAAGAGACCTTTTTCCGATAGTGTCTATCACTCCTTGGACACTCTACCGCTCTTCTGGCTACTTAAATTCCAGCAAGCGCATGGTGTCTTGGGCAATCATCAATTCTTCGTTGGTTGGAAGAATGAGAATTTTAGCCTGCGACTGAGAATTTTGAATAAAGAGCTGACCTTGCTCGTTAGCTGCCTGATTTAAAGAAAGTCCTAAGCAATTGAGCTTTTGAACGACCAAGCTACGGATCAAGGCTGAATTCTCCCCGATTCCAGCGGTAAAGACCAAGGCATCCAGACCATCTAAATCTGTGATGTAGCTTGCAATAGTCTGAGCGATACGGTTGACAAACATATTAACTGCTAGACTAGCTTTTTCATCGCCTCTGTCACAAGCCTCCAAAACATCTCTTAAATCATTGCTAAGCTGGGAGATCGCTAGCAGACCGGATTCTTTATTGAGGACATCACTTAATTGCTGAGCTGATAATTTTTCCTGTTCTAGCAGGAAAGGGAGAATCATAGGGTCAATATCACCTGAGCGGGAGCCCATCATCAGGCCAGCCAAGGGGGTGAATCCCATCGAAGTATTGACAGACTGACCATTTTTAATGGCGCAGATACTAGCACCATTGCCCAAATGGCAATTGATAATCTTCAAATGCTCCGCAGCTTCTCCTTGCCCTTCCCAAATCTCCTGTACCTTTTGAGCAATATACTTGTGACTCGTTCCATGGAAACCATACTTTCTCAAACCGTATTTATGATAGTAATCCCAGGAAAGAGGATAAAGATAATAAGCTTCTGAAAGGCTTTGATGAAAAGCTGTATCAAACACAGCCACTTGTCCTGTCTCCGGCAAAGCCTTTTGGAAAGCTCGAATCCCTACCAAGTTGACAGGGTTATGACTAGGAGCCAAGAAAGACAGCTTCTCAATGATGGATAGCACTTGCTCATCTATCAAAGCAGAATCATCAAAGGATTCTCCGCCATGAGCTACGCGATGACCGACTCCATCTATCTCGTCCAGAGAAGCAATCAGCTTCCGCTCCAAAAGAAAGTTCAGCAAGTAATCCACGGCAAATTGATGCGAAGGAATAACCAACAGTTCCTTTTCTTTTTGACCTTCAAATTCAATTTTAAAAATACCTTCCTTTAAGCCAATCTTTTCAAAAATCCCTTTCACCAAAAGGCTTTCGTCGGGCATACTGAGCAGTTGAAATTTCAATGACGAACTGCCCGCATTAATCGCAAAAATTTTTTTAGACATATTTTTCTCCTGAGCAATGAAAACAGTGATTTTTTCAAATAACGTTTTTTGAAAACTGAAATTTTCCATTGCTACTTGTTAGATAAATAAGCTAGCTTCAACTGGTCGGCTAGCTTATTTACTATTTTATATATTACATAACATTGACTGCCAAGACAGCCAAGACAGCGCCGATAGTCGGTCCTACAATTGGCACCCAAGCATAAGCCCAGTTTGCATCTCCTTTATTCGGAACTGGCAAGAGGGCATAAGCAAGGCGCGGACCGAAGTCCCGAGCTGGGTTGAGGGCAAAACCTGTCGTCGAACCCAAAGACAAGCCGACCGCCATAATGAGGAAGCCAACTAAGAGTGGAGTGAGTCCAGGCGTGATTTCGCCGTGCGTTATCATCAAAAGTGCAAAGATGAAGAAGAAAGTCGCAACGATCTCGCTGAGCAAATTAAATGCTGGATTCTGGATGGCTGGTCCAGTAGCAAATACGCCAACTGAGTTGCCTTCTTCTGCCTTGGTTTCTTTGAAATGGGGATAATAGAAGAGCACTACAATAGCCGCTCCGACAAAAGCCCCTAGAATCTGAGCGATGATATAGCCCACCACTTGTTCCCAAGGGAAGATGCCACCCACCGCAAAGGCAATAGTGACAGCTGGGTTAAGGTGACCGCCAGTATTATAAAATCCTGCCGTATAGACACCCAAGGTCACTGCCAAGCCCCAGCCAAATACAACGGTAAACCAGTTGGGAGAGAAACCTTTTGCGAGACTCTTATTAAGACTGATAGACGCTCCGATTCCATTCCCAAAAACCATCAGAACCATGGTGCCTAAAAATTCACCTAGATATTTTTCCATACTCCATACTCCTTCATTTCGAAATACTTTATACTCTCTCCTCTATATTGCTTCTACAGCGCAATATAGAGTCTAAGAAAGTATAAGAGAAATATGCTCGTGAAATAGGAGAAAATCCCTAGCTCCAAAGCATGGATTGCAAGCGGTATTCTCTCCTCTGATATTATTTAATTTGCTAGATTGCTTCTCTACAGTCCTACAGCATACTCAGCAATGGACTGGTCTTCTTCAGAACTTCCTCCGCTGACGCCGATACCGCCAATCATCTCTGACTGGCAATAAATAGGAATGCCACCAGCTAAACTAACAACCTTATTGTCAGTCATCGTTTCCAGCTGGTAGAGCCACTGGCCAGGCTGAGTTAAAGGTGCTAAATCCTTGGACTGCATCCTCATGCCAACAGCTGTGTAAGCTTTCTTATAAGCCATATCGTTACTCACTAACAAGGCATTTTCCATACGATAGGTCATCACGACTTGTGCTGCTGGATCAACCACCGTTATCACAACAGCTAGTCCCAGCTCTTCAGCCTTGCGTCTGGCCCTTGTTACCAATTCCCAGGCATCCTGATAGATATTTGTGAAAAGAACAGGCTCTTTATCCAGTAAGGTTTGGCATCTGGCAAGAACTTTTTGGATAATGCTGTCCTGCAATTCTGAGTTTCCTTCCCAGCTTGATAGTTCTGGACTGCTGAGCTCGTCTTTCTCTCTATCTCTAGCCATCCATTTCACCTCTTTTCAGTAGTTGATACGGACATCTTTTTGAATTGATCGGAACAAGTCAAAAAGATGCTTCTAACAGGTCAGATTTTTTAAACGGGACTCCCTTGACCAAACGCGCTGCATTTGAGCCAAATAGGCGCAAAACGTGGTCTGGTATAGCGGAATAATCTTTGATGCGATAGATAAATTTTTCAAGCGGCAAGTTACGATAATGGAGGACTGCATCTCGTCCGTCACAGGCAATCCCTACTAACAGCTGGGATTGATTGGCAGCCACATGCGCTAGTGATACAGGATCGCTAAGTTCATCTGGGCTGATTAGACTAAATGGGATACCTTCCTCTTCGATACCGTAGCCGATTTGTGCCACCTTATCCGCAGGAGCATTGTCCGTAGCTATCAGCCTAATGGTGGGCTTTCTAGTATAAGCTAATTCCATAGTCGGCCCCCCATTTCTCTCTGACATAGGTCAAAATCAGTCCGGTCGCTACTGCATTTCGAGGCCCTACCAAGCCACGCACATTACCTCGACCAGCTACAATGGCATGCTGAGAGAGGGCTTCAGTCACTAGCTGAGGTATTTCAAAGTCCAAAGCTGAGCCACCCACGATGACAACGAAAGGAATGTCTCGAATATTCTGAGTAGGACTGACACGCTTGAGAGCCCGAACTGCATTGGTAACAAAGACTCTTTCCTTGGCAGACTGTCGAACGAGTTTGATTTTTTCGATAGAGTAGTCTCCGTCATCAATAGGAACAAATTCATCATTTTCCTTGACGATGACGACTCTGGCAAACAAATCTCCAGACAGCGGCTTGTCAAAAAATTGAACAGTGCCGTCTTCATGCCGGATATGGAAAAGACTTTCTACCTTAGCCAAAGGATATCGTTTGATGTCCTCTGCCAGATGATGATTTTCCAGTCCCAACTCCGAATTGATCAGCATGGTTACCATATCACCGGCACCGGCTAGATGGACAGCCAAGATTTGACCCCTGCTATCGATAATGGAAGCATCTGTCGAGCCTGCTCCTAAGTCCAAAATAGCCAAGGGGCGATCCGTCCCTGGTGTAGTCAGAGCCCCGAGGATAGCTGATTCAGCTTCTGCTCCACCGATTTCTACGGTAATACCCAGCTCTCGTTCGACTTCTTGGGCAATGATGGACATTTGCAGCTTGTCAGAATTTACCATAGAGGCAATGCCGACAGCCTGCTCCATAGAAAATTCTCCAGCCACACCACCGCGCACAGAAATCGGAGCAAATGTATTGACGGCCAGTAAGTCACGGATATAAATATCAGAAGGCTCTTTCTCGGTCAGGTTAGCCATAGTTTGGCGCACTTTCTCCAGCATGCCACCAACATTGGTCCCTGCTTCTCCGACAACATTGCTAATCTCGCCGGCGTAGACGATTTTTTCCATAATCTCATCGGCGCCCTTGGAAATATCCACCTTTAAGGTATGCTCCTTGCCGATAATTTGGATACTGCCTGCTGGAATCGTCCGAGCCTGAACGTCACCTGCTGGTGTCTTAATTACGACAGCCGAGCGGTTGCCAATGAGGGCACGGGCAATGGGAACGATGCTTTTCGTCTCTTCTGCGCTCAAGCCGAAGACCGTCGCAATGCCATAGGGATTGGATAATTGGGAAATCACCTTTCCTTGCTCTACCACTTCAACAGCAGCTTGCATGCCCAAAGGAACCTTGTCGATAAAGAGAATCTCATCCACGATTGGAATCTTCTGGCTAATGCGGTTGTTGACCAGAACCCCATCATCCGCCTGCAAAATGGCAGCGGTAATCTGATAGCCCTTGGCTAGATAGGCATTGATCAGCTGGGCAACCAAGTCAAAATCAATAATCTTCGGCACTACCACGATGTATTTCCCATCAATCGGATGATGAACCAAGTCGAGAATATCCACTGTCAGTCCAATCCCCAATCCCAGACCGCCAGGAGTACGGGGATTATGACCTATCATGGTAGACTCAGTAATGACCGTCTCTGTGATGGTTTCCATGGCAACATCGCCGATAACAGGCGTCGCTTCATTGATCCGAATCAAATCAACTTGTCCCAACTCAAGCGGTGTTTGCTCCATCAATTTTCTCAGAGATTGATAAATCCCGTGGACATTTTCCTTGGTCCCCTTGATACCTGTTGTATCCGCAATGGCTGAGGCAAGAAAGTGAATGCTTCCATCATCTTGCACTTCAGCTAAGGCAGACTCGGTCGAAGAATTTCCTATGTCTACTCCAATGATTCGTTTCACATTTTCACCTCCACCAAGATTAGGCTATTTTGAGCAGCATTTATAAAAGAAGTGGCTATAATCTTTTTTCAACCCAAAATAGCCTTGGTAAAACCGGATTAGTTGTCACCTTTCAACTTCTTGCGGCGCTCATAATTTTCAGCGGCTTCTCTGACAAAGCCTGCACAGATAACAGCTCCATATTGGTTTTCCAATTCATTGGCAATGTCCAATAATTCCTGCTTGGAAGACCGGTAAGGACGCAGGGCATTGTAGATTTCCAGCACACGCGCATCCGGAACCTTGGTCAGTTCCGCAGCCCGAGAAAAGTTATACTGGATTGCTTCGCGGCCGGCATTCTTAGCAATTTCGCCTTGCTTAATCAAAATCTCTGGCTTAATCCGCAAATCCTCTGCAGTTACATAGCCAGACAAGATATTTTCCAGTGTAATATCTTCGAATTTCTTATCCTGACCAACCTTTATCCAGTCTGGGTGTTTTTTAGAAATAGGATAATCAGCCGCTGTCGCTTCATCAGAACTGACAGGACGATTGGCTGCTCCTTGATTAGTTGAGCCGCTGTCGCTTAGCTCGGCTAATATTTGTTTTACTAATGTTTCTACTGATTCACTCATTCTGATTTCTCCTTGTAGACATCATATGCATCAAATCACCTGACATTCATCAGCTGGTTTTCCTCTTTTAACCAGTTTCGTTTCCTTGATATGCAGCAAGGCTGAGTAAGCCTGATACTTAGGACGAGCCATTTGGTCGTTAAGGGTTGGCACCGGATTTGGTGTTTCACCCTTGGCATACTTAGCAGCATTTTTACCAATCAAACGATAGGTTTCAGGAGTTAACAAAGGTGCCTGCGGGAAGAGTTCCAGATTACTGAGCGGTGGCAAATCACGTTGGTGAATAACCGTTGTTCCCTTAGACTGAACACCGATAGAAATGCCAGAACCAGACAGGTGGTCTCCTTCTACTGCTACAAAGGCAACGTCAGAAGAACGATAGACCTTGACAATGCGAGCCTTGAGCCCTTCTTCTTCGATACCAGCCACCAGCTGACGCAGTACTTCCGTATGAGGAATGTCCACCATCGTCTTCACCTGCTGTTCCCCAAAGGCAGGTCCAACTGCAATAACGACTTCATCCGTTGACTGGCTAGGCTTAGCCACACCAACTGTACGGATGACAGCTTTTTCATTGGACACAGGCTTTGTAACAGGCTTTTCGCTTGTTTCAGCAACTGTTTCGTTGGTATTGACGCTCATCTCTTTCATCACTTCTGCAATAATGGAGCGCAGTAAAGTTTCATTTATCTCTGTCATCTTAGCTCCTCCTATACATCACGCGGGTCAATCGCTTTAGGAATGTCTTTGACTTTTTCCCATTCTTCGCCGACCAGACGATGGCCTGTACCGACACCAACATAGTCATTCGGTGAATTCACCGCTGAAATAACATTCCAATCCTGATCAAAGATAGCAGATGTTTGCAGGAAATCCCCTGCTACACGTTGCTTGAACAAATTGAGCAGCTCATTGGCAACTTCTGGGAAGCCATTATTAGCCAAGGCTTTGATCAAATCAGCCCCTTGAACTCCGCGTTCCAGAATACCTTGAGCAGCCTTGATGTCTTCAACCTTATCCCGCTCTGGCATATCTTTAGAGCCATGAGCATAGGTCGCTGCTTCGACTTCTTCGTCGGTAATCGGCGGCAGGCCCAAGCCTTTGAAAAGAGCTTGCATAACGCGTGCTGCCTTGTTCCGAACCTTCACAACTTCCTCTTCTCGTACAGGACGAAGACCACCGTCTACCCGTAGGTCACGTTGCAGGACATTGTAGTCGTCAAAGTCTTCCGCATCCCAGTTAGAGCCGGCAAACATATTGTCATAGTTTGGCGTAGCAGAGTAGCCAGAGTTGATAAAGTCTGTACCTGGCGCAAACTGCATCAAAGTCCGAACAGAGCGACGTAAGTCTGAGTGAGTAAAGGTTTGGTCATTTGATGAAGCACATTCCAAGTCAAGCATGCTGGCAATCAAGTTTTCAGCAACGACCGCCCGAATACCACTCGGAACAGCTGCTGGAATACCTATACAGCTAACTGAACCATTCTGCGTTCCTTGAACACCAGCCGCTTTCGTGACATAAAGACAGCGAGCTTCTAGATAGAGCATGGACTTGCCTTCGGCTTGTCCCATCTGTACTTCAGACCCTGTACCAGAAGTGAAGCGCATCTTGAGTCCCCGAGAAGCATAGGCTGAAGCCAGAAATGCTTTAGACCAAGGTGTATCATCTCCATCGGTGAAGACATCTTCTGTACCATAAACAGAGATGGTCTCAGCATAGGCCGTAAAGCCACGCATACCAAATTCTAGTTCTGTCGCTTCTTCCAAGGAGCACTGAGTCAGTACCCCAGGACGGC encodes the following:
- a CDS encoding MIP/aquaporin family protein — its product is MEKYLGEFLGTMVLMVFGNGIGASISLNKSLAKGFSPNWFTVVFGWGLAVTLGVYTAGFYNTGGHLNPAVTIAFAVGGIFPWEQVVGYIIAQILGAFVGAAIVVLFYYPHFKETKAEEGNSVGVFATGPAIQNPAFNLLSEIVATFFFIFALLMITHGEITPGLTPLLVGFLIMAVGLSLGSTTGFALNPARDFGPRLAYALLPVPNKGDANWAYAWVPIVGPTIGAVLAVLAVNVM
- a CDS encoding diol dehydratase small subunit; translated protein: MSESVETLVKQILAELSDSGSTNQGAANRPVSSDEATAADYPISKKHPDWIKVGQDKKFEDITLENILSGYVTAEDLRIKPEILIKQGEIAKNAGREAIQYNFSRAAELTKVPDARVLEIYNALRPYRSSKQELLDIANELENQYGAVICAGFVREAAENYERRKKLKGDN
- a CDS encoding glycerol dehydratase reactivase beta/small subunit family protein is translated as MELAYTRKPTIRLIATDNAPADKVAQIGYGIEEEGIPFSLISPDELSDPVSLAHVAANQSQLLVGIACDGRDAVLHYRNLPLEKFIYRIKDYSAIPDHVLRLFGSNAARLVKGVPFKKSDLLEASF
- a CDS encoding acetate/propionate family kinase → MSKKIFAINAGSSSLKFQLLSMPDESLLVKGIFEKIGLKEGIFKIEFEGQKEKELLVIPSHQFAVDYLLNFLLERKLIASLDEIDGVGHRVAHGGESFDDSALIDEQVLSIIEKLSFLAPSHNPVNLVGIRAFQKALPETGQVAVFDTAFHQSLSEAYYLYPLSWDYYHKYGLRKYGFHGTSHKYIAQKVQEIWEGQGEAAEHLKIINCHLGNGASICAIKNGQSVNTSMGFTPLAGLMMGSRSGDIDPMILPFLLEQEKLSAQQLSDVLNKESGLLAISQLSNDLRDVLEACDRGDEKASLAVNMFVNRIAQTIASYITDLDGLDALVFTAGIGENSALIRSLVVQKLNCLGLSLNQAANEQGQLFIQNSQSQAKILILPTNEELMIAQDTMRLLEFK
- a CDS encoding diol dehydratase reactivase subunit alpha: MKRIIGVDIGNSSTESALAEVQDDGSIHFLASAIADTTGIKGTKENVHGIYQSLRKLMEQTPLELGQVDLIRINEATPVIGDVAMETITETVITESTMIGHNPRTPGGLGLGIGLTVDILDLVHHPIDGKYIVVVPKIIDFDLVAQLINAYLAKGYQITAAILQADDGVLVNNRISQKIPIVDEILFIDKVPLGMQAAVEVVEQGKVISQLSNPYGIATVFGLSAEETKSIVPIARALIGNRSAVVIKTPAGDVQARTIPAGSIQIIGKEHTLKVDISKGADEIMEKIVYAGEISNVVGEAGTNVGGMLEKVRQTMANLTEKEPSDIYIRDLLAVNTFAPISVRGGVAGEFSMEQAVGIASMVNSDKLQMSIIAQEVERELGITVEIGGAEAESAILGALTTPGTDRPLAILDLGAGSTDASIIDSRGQILAVHLAGAGDMVTMLINSELGLENHHLAEDIKRYPLAKVESLFHIRHEDGTVQFFDKPLSGDLFARVVIVKENDEFVPIDDGDYSIEKIKLVRQSAKERVFVTNAVRALKRVSPTQNIRDIPFVVIVGGSALDFEIPQLVTEALSQHAIVAGRGNVRGLVGPRNAVATGLILTYVREKWGADYGISLY
- a CDS encoding propanediol/glycerol family dehydratase medium subunit — translated: MTEINETLLRSIIAEVMKEMSVNTNETVAETSEKPVTKPVSNEKAVIRTVGVAKPSQSTDEVVIAVGPAFGEQQVKTMVDIPHTEVLRQLVAGIEEEGLKARIVKVYRSSDVAFVAVEGDHLSGSGISIGVQSKGTTVIHQRDLPPLSNLELFPQAPLLTPETYRLIGKNAAKYAKGETPNPVPTLNDQMARPKYQAYSALLHIKETKLVKRGKPADECQVI
- a CDS encoding GlcG/HbpS family heme-binding protein; translation: MARDREKDELSSPELSSWEGNSELQDSIIQKVLARCQTLLDKEPVLFTNIYQDAWELVTRARRKAEELGLAVVITVVDPAAQVVMTYRMENALLVSNDMAYKKAYTAVGMRMQSKDLAPLTQPGQWLYQLETMTDNKVVSLAGGIPIYCQSEMIGGIGVSGGSSEEDQSIAEYAVGL
- a CDS encoding propanediol/glycerol family dehydratase large subunit, which encodes MRSKRFEVLSERPINQDGFVKEWVEEGLVAMESPNDPKPSIKIQNGKVVELDGKPKEEFDLIDQFIANYGIDLSCAEEVIQMDSREIANKILTPNVPRTEIIKLTKAMTPAKIIEVVNQMNVVEIMMCLQKMRTRKQTATQAHVTNVNDNPVQIAADAAEGALRGFAEQETTVAVVRYAPFNALSLMIGSQVGRPGVLTQCSLEEATELEFGMRGFTAYAETISVYGTEDVFTDGDDTPWSKAFLASAYASRGLKMRFTSGTGSEVQMGQAEGKSMLYLEARCLYVTKAAGVQGTQNGSVSCIGIPAAVPSGIRAVVAENLIASMLDLECASSNDQTFTHSDLRRSVRTLMQFAPGTDFINSGYSATPNYDNMFAGSNWDAEDFDDYNVLQRDLRVDGGLRPVREEEVVKVRNKAARVMQALFKGLGLPPITDEEVEAATYAHGSKDMPERDKVEDIKAAQGILERGVQGADLIKALANNGFPEVANELLNLFKQRVAGDFLQTSAIFDQDWNVISAVNSPNDYVGVGTGHRLVGEEWEKVKDIPKAIDPRDV